GAggattatctatctatctatccattcatctatctatcatctatatcTTAAGATGAAAGATCCAAAATTCTTAATAACTTTTGACCTAATTATGAAATTTGGAAATATCAATTATAGGTTGAGAGTTGATAAGAAATATAGATAGGGTTAGTCAGAACAAAATGTCCACTTTGGAAGTGAAACAATCTGAACCTGTACTCATTGTCCATATGGCCAGTTTTCAGTGGAGATATATCATTCAATCTTCTTGCTATTTGTATTGTGTTTCCATGTCTCTTTGCAGGCATAtactttaaaagatatattcttAAAAGTAATATTTGTTCATGTAAGTGAAGATGGAAAATAACTAAGATCTATCTTAAGATTAAATTAATACAATTTTGGTAAATAGGTAAATTTTTGTATATATCTTAAtcaacaaaaatatgtatataaattgtgTTATTTATTTCGAGCAACAGCTTAATTTTCACACTAAATTATAGGTGGATTTTCCCCTTCTAAGTAATCTAAGAATCTCTATGTTCACTTCCAAATATCTTAGTATCTTTTTTTTGGATTTACTTTTAGGCAAAATTTATATGTCACAGAAGAAAGTATAGTTATTTAAAGATCATGTCAAATATTTCATTTGCATTATtgacaaaaaattaaacacatcaatatatccaaaaagaaaagtacttagttataaaaacaaaacaataaacttactgtactttatttttttttaaattttattttatttccaaactttacataattgtattagttttgccaaatatcgaaatgaatccaccacaggtatacatgtgctccccatcccgaaccctcctccctcctccctccccataccatccctctgggtcatcccagtgcactggccccgagcatccagtaccgtgcatcgaacctggactggcaactcgtttcttacatgatattttacatgtttcaatgtcattctcccaaatcttcccaccctctccctctcccacaaagtccataagactgttctatacatcagtgtctcttttgctgtctcatacaccgggttattgttaccatctttctaaattccatatatatgtgttagtatactctatttatgtttttccttctggcttacttcactctgtataatactgTACTTTATacctaattttattcatttagaaaatattttttgagtattacaaaagagagagagaaagagaaatcactCTCAATGGTTGAAGTCAAATATCACTGAAAATATTGAAAGGTGTATCTACATAATCCAAAACAAttactgaactgaagatatattTTTACAAATGTCCTGATTAAAGGGGATATATAAACAAGgaagatgcattttaaaaaaaataaaatagaactatTTTCATGGTCTTTTATGACTATGTTCTTCACCTACTCTTTTCACTGCAGTGATAGTCTGAATGGATATGATGGAGGCAAACAAGACTCTGGTGATGGAGTTTGTTCTCACAGGACTCACAGATCTCCCAGGGCTGCAGGTCCCCCTGTTCCTGGTGTTCCTGGTCATCTATCTCACCACCATGGTGGGCAACCTTGGActgatttttctcatctggaaggACCCCCATCTTCACACCCCCATGTATTCATTCCTGGGCAGTTTAGCCTTTGCAGATGCTTGTTCTTCCTCTTCTGTGACTCCCAAGATGCTAATTAATTTCTTATCTGTGAATCACACGATATCCCTGGTTGAGTGCATCTcccaattttatatttttgcttccaGTGCAAACACAGAATGTTTTCTCCTGGtggtgatggcctatgaccgctatgtagCCATATGCAATCCCTTGCTTTACCCAGTGGTGATGTATAATATCTTCTGCACCCAATTAATAGGTGTTTCGTATATTATTGGGTTTCTTCATCCCATGATGCATGTGGGTTTGTTATTCAGATTAACTTTCTGCAAATCCAATGTAATACATTATTTCTACTGTGAAATTTTACAACTATTTAAGATGTCGTGTACTGATCCTAGAGTTAATATGCTCCTGATCTTTGTATTTTCAGTCTTTATACAGTCTTTCACTTTTATGAGTATCATTATCTCTTACACCCATGTTCTCCTTGCCGTCCTGAAAAAGAAGTCTGAAAAGGGCAGGaacaaagccttctccacctgcagtGCCCACCTGCTGTCTGTTTCCTTGTTCTATGGCACTCTTTTCTTCATGTATGTGCGTCCT
The DNA window shown above is from Bos indicus isolate NIAB-ARS_2022 breed Sahiwal x Tharparkar chromosome 1, NIAB-ARS_B.indTharparkar_mat_pri_1.0, whole genome shotgun sequence and carries:
- the LOC109562260 gene encoding olfactory receptor 5AC1-like, producing MDMMEANKTLVMEFVLTGLTDLPGLQVPLFLVFLVIYLTTMVGNLGLIFLIWKDPHLHTPMYSFLGSLAFADACSSSSVTPKMLINFLSVNHTISLVECISQFYIFASSANTECFLLVVMAYDRYVAICNPLLYPVVMYNIFCTQLIGVSYIIGFLHPMMHVGLLFRLTFCKSNVIHYFYCEILQLFKMSCTDPRVNMLLIFVFSVFIQSFTFMSIIISYTHVLLAVLKKKSEKGRNKAFSTCSAHLLSVSLFYGTLFFMYVRPGSPSAEKQDKLYSLFYTIIIPLLNPFIYSLRNKEVIGALKRIINK